Within the Thermosynechococcaceae cyanobacterium Okahandja genome, the region GCAGTTCTTTGTGGGTTTTAATGTCTACGGGTTTCGGGTAGGCTGCTGTGTGACAAAAACTCTGCAACACCAGATCCGCACCAAAGCCCAAGCAGGCCAACTCCTTCAGTTCGTCGCGGGTCATCGGGCCAGTGGTATCTTGAGACCCTACCGTGGTCATCACGGGTTCGCAGTAAGTACCCGGGCGAACACCGGCCAAGCCACAGGCCTTGCCGACAATTTTTTGCGCCAACGTATAGCCTTTATTACTGGGGGTCGTGGCGGTCGGGCGAGTAAACAGGGGACTCGGTTCTAGCCCCAAGACCGCCCGTGCTTTGTCAGTGAGGGTACGACCAATGAGCAGAGGAATGCGTCCACCGGCGCGCACTTCATCGAGTAACGTCTCCGGCTTGAGGGTAAAGGTGCTAATCACCTCGCCCGCCGCGTTGGCAATTTCCCCTTTGTAGGGATAAATCGTAATCACATCTCCCATGGCCATGGCGGTGACATCGCACTCAATCGGCAAGGCACCGGAGTCTTCCATGGTGTTAAAGAAAATCGGCGCAATTTTGCCGCCTAGGCACACCCCTCCCGTGCGTTTGTTGGGTACGTAGGGAATGTCGCGGCCAATATGCCAAATCACCGAGTTGGTGGCAGATTTGCGTGAGGATCCTGTCCCCACCACATCGCCCACGTAGGCTAAGGGGTGACCCTTTTGTTTAAGTTCAGCAATGATTTGCAGCGCCCCGGGTAAGCGATTTTCAAGCATTACGGTGGCGTGCAGGGGAATGTCAGGCCGGGTGGTAGCGTGGGGGGCAGGCGAGAGATCATCCGTGTTGGTTTCACCGGCCACCTTAAAGACCGTAACGGTAATGGCCTCGGGCAGTTCCGGGCGGCGGGTAAACCAGTCCCCATTCGCCCAAGACTCCATCACTCGTCGGGCAGCGGCATTGCCCTGCTGCATCAGATCCTGAACATCGTGAAAGGCATCATAGACCAGCAGCGTATGACTGAGCGCCTCAGCAGCGGCGTCTGCCAGCTCAGCGTGGCGCAGGAGTTCAACTAAGGACTGTACGTTATAGCCCCCCAGCATTGTCCCTAGGAGTTCTACGGCGGCCATGGGAGAGATTAAGGGGCTGCTCAGTTCTCCTTTGGCGATCGCCGTCAGGAAGCCCGCCTTAATATAGGCCGCCTCATCCACGCCCGGGGGAACGCGATCGCGCAGTAGGTGGAGGAGGTAGTCTTCTTCCCCTTGGGGAGGGTGCTGGAGCAGATCACAAACTGCTGACACCTGCGCCGCCGTTAGGGGCAGGGGTGGAATGCCAAGGGCAGCGCGATCTTGAGTGTGCTGGCGATATTGGTTAAGTACAGTTGTGTCCGCAGTCATTGGTCTTAAGATTCTCTCTAAGGTCAGAAGTCCCAGTTTCTTGAGACGTGACATCCTCCCGACACTTACCTACCCCCTGCCCCCGCAAGCGGGGGTGAGAGCAGGTAGAGCGCGGGCTTCCCAACCTCGCAGTTGAGCATTCCTGCCCCACGCCACTTGTCTAGGTCAACGACCCCCGACAGAACGACTTGACAGGCGGTTTCCCTTCCCCAGCATCCTTGGGTACTGATCGAACCAGAAACAGCAGTATTTCTGTACAATTCCCGAACTTTGGAGATCCCGGCAATGCCTGACTTTCACTCTCAATCGGTGGGCTGTGAACCAAGCCTATTTTATCACTTTTATCACTGACTGGTTTTTGCTTGTGTCATCCCATCTTTTGAAAAGGAAAGAGGCGGGAGAAGTGAGGAAAGAGATTTGCTTCTCTTTAGTGGTCGGTGTCTGGTAGTTCACTTAATCTTGAGTCTAGCGTGCTTGACTATGGGGTAGAGCGGCGATAAAAGCGACCATGCTTAATTTCAATGAGACCTTGGCAACTCGGACAGCTAAATCGCCACAGTTTCCCCACGGGCACTTTCAATGTTTGCCGACAGTGGGGGCACTCACCGCGCCACACTTCCTCGTCTCCGAGCATCCACATACCGCCAACGACCATAGGTAAGCCAATGACGGTGCCTAAACCGGTGGCACAAAACCCTAAGCCCATCACCATACCTGCTACTCCGGCTACTTTTGATTGACCATCCCGTGGTACTTTCTCAATCGTAGGGATGGTGTATTCCGCTGCTGTTGTCTCTTGGGTCGTCTCTTGCGGTGAAGCTGCTGAAGAAGGGGCTGACGCTGGCGGCGTTTCTGGTGGCTTGGCCGGTTCAGGAGCGGGGCTAGGATCAGCTTCTAACCACGGATCCCCAAGCGGCGGATAGGAACTGGATGCGTCCTCTGATGCCATTACCTCGGGTGCGTTGTCAGAACCATCTAGAGGCTCTAGTTCAGCGACTTCAGATGCGCTGTCAGAACTATCGAGAGTCTCTAATTCAGCGACATCAGAGGTTATATCAAACGTTTCTGGAGACTCTAGTTCCGAAACTCCAGATACGCTGTCAGAAC harbors:
- the acnB gene encoding bifunctional aconitate hydratase 2/2-methylisocitrate dehydratase, whose amino-acid sequence is MTADTTVLNQYRQHTQDRAALGIPPLPLTAAQVSAVCDLLQHPPQGEEDYLLHLLRDRVPPGVDEAAYIKAGFLTAIAKGELSSPLISPMAAVELLGTMLGGYNVQSLVELLRHAELADAAAEALSHTLLVYDAFHDVQDLMQQGNAAARRVMESWANGDWFTRRPELPEAITVTVFKVAGETNTDDLSPAPHATTRPDIPLHATVMLENRLPGALQIIAELKQKGHPLAYVGDVVGTGSSRKSATNSVIWHIGRDIPYVPNKRTGGVCLGGKIAPIFFNTMEDSGALPIECDVTAMAMGDVITIYPYKGEIANAAGEVISTFTLKPETLLDEVRAGGRIPLLIGRTLTDKARAVLGLEPSPLFTRPTATTPSNKGYTLAQKIVGKACGLAGVRPGTYCEPVMTTVGSQDTTGPMTRDELKELACLGFGADLVLQSFCHTAAYPKPVDIKTHKELPDFMHARGGVSLRPGDGIIHSWLNRMLLPDTVGTGGDSHTRFPLGISFPAGSGLVAFAAALGVMPLDMPESVLVRFKGRLQPGVTLRDIVNAIPYVAIQEGKLTVAKENKKNVFSGRIMEMEGLPDLQLEQAFELTDATAERSAAGCTIKLSEETVATYLRSNIVLLKNMVARGYGDARTLLRRVKKMEAWLANPTLLSADPDAEYADILEVDLDQIREPLVAAPNDPDNIKTLSECAGDPVQEVFIGSCMTNIGHYRAAAKVLEGEGAVKVRLWIAPPTRMDEQQLREEGYYGIFAAAGARMEMPGCSLCMGNQARVADNTTVFSTSTRNFNNRMGKGARVYLGSAELAAVCALLGRIPTHEEYLEIVTRKIDPLAADLYRYLYFDQIPDYENQGRLISVEEENKLMASVSP